In Nocardioides nitrophenolicus, the genomic window AGCGGGAGGTGTAGCCGACGATGTCGACGAAGCAGACGGCCAGCATCGTGGTCGGTCCGGAGCTGCGCTCGGCGAGCAGCCGGGCGCTGGCGCTGAGCAGGTGGCGGCGCCACACATAGCTCTGCAGCTCCTCGACCCGGGGCATCACCTCGTCGGAGACGGCGAGCAGCCCGGCGGTCGGGTCGGCGCCGGCCTCGGCGGCGACGGAGGCGAGCAGCGCGACCTGCCAGTCGGCGAGCCGGGCGAAGCTGCGGCCCCAGGTGCGGACCAGTCCGTCCTGCCGCTCCTGGCTCAGGATTCCGAGCCGGATCAGGTCGCTGGTCAGCTGGAGCGCTCGGACGTCGGCGCTGGTGAACGCCGCCTCGTCGTCGGGCACGTGGGCGAAGCCCAGCAGGTGCCACAGCTCGTTGGCCGTCTCGAGGGGTACGCCGGCCTGCGCGGCGACCTGCTCCTGGGTGAGCCAGGGCGCCTCACCGAGGAGATGCTCCTCGAGCGCCCCGACCACCCCGCCGGACGGGGCGGGGTCGTCGGGCGTGCTCATCGTCGTACGGTCGGTCGGGGCGCGGCCGTCAGGAGCCGAGCCGGGCCTGGGCGACCTCGACGAGCGCGTCGTGGAAGGCCGGCCACTCGGCGTCGAGCTCGCGCAGGGTGTCGTCGGTGAGGTGGATGGTGTCGAGCGGCGTGAGCGCCACGATGGTGGCGTTGCGCAGCTTCTGGCCGACGATCGCGGCCTCGCCGACGATGTCGCCGGCACCGAGCTGGGCGATCTCGGCGCCGTCGCGACGGACCGAGACGGTGCCGTCGAGGATGATGTAGGCCTTGTCGGCCGGGGTGTCCTCCCAGATCGGCGACCAGCCCTCGGGGAGCTTCACCCGCCGTCCGGTCGCGCTGATCCGCGCGATCTCCTGAGGCGAGAAGTGCTCGAAGAACGTTGCCATGCTGACCCTTTCGCCGTGCCCGGTGCAGCGCGCGCCGGGCTCATCTGCCCTCTCCCCGACTGTCACCGTCGACCCTAGTGCGCCCGGCGCCGGTGCGGGGAACACCTGTCACAACGTGTCCGGGACACGTGCGTTATCCCGACGTACGTCACGGCGCGGCCGGGATGTGGTGGCGGCTGGCATCGGCTGTAACACGGGGTTCGCTGGTGTGCATGACCCGCGTCGGCTGTACCGGACCCGTACGGACGGCCCTGACCGACGTCTGGGGTCGGGAAGAGCGGCGAACTGCGTGTTACAGCGCCCCGCAGTGACGCCCACCCCACTGCTCTGCCCCGCCCCGCCCCCCACAGGCGCGAGCGGCGGCAGGCTCAGCCGCGCGCCGGGTCGGCGGGATAGACCCCGAGCACCTTGATGTCGGTGGTGAAGAAGGTCAGCTCCTCCAGCGCCCGCTTGAGGCCGGTGTCGTCGGGGTGGCCGTCGACCTCGGCGAGGAACTGGGTGGCCGCGAAGTGGCCGCCGACCATGTAGCTCTCCAGCTTGGTCATGTTGATGCCGTTGGTCGCGAACCCGCCGAGCGCCTTGTAGAGCGCCGAGGGGAGGTTGCGGACGTTGAACACGAAGCTGGTGACGACCGGGCCGTTGCCCTGGGGCGCCATGACGTACTCGGGGGAGAGCAGCACGAAGCGGGTGGTGTTGTGGTCCTCGTCCTCGACGTCGCGACGCAGGATCTCGAGGCCGTAGATCTCGGCGGCGAGCGGCGGCGCGATCGCGGCCTGGCTGGGGTCGGCGGCCTCGGCGATCTCGCGGGCGGCGCCGGCGGTGTCGCCGGAGATGATCGGGGTCAGCCCGAGCTCGCGGATCACCTTGCGGCACTGGCCGAGCGCGTGCACGTGGCTGTGGACGGTGCGCAGCGTCTCGACCGACGCCCCCGGGACCACCATCAGGTGGAACTGGATGCGCAGGAAGTGCTCGGCGATGATGTGCAGCCCGGAGTCGGGCAGGAAGTGGTGGATGTCGGCCACCCGGCCGGCGATCGAGTTGTCGATCGGGATCAGCGCGAGATCGCAGTCACCGCTCCCGACCGCCGCGAACACGTCCTCGAACGAGGCGCAGGCGACGGCCTCGGCGTCCGGGTAGTGCTGCTTGCACACGATGTGCGAGTTGGCGCCGGGCTCCCCCTGGTACGCGATTCGGACCATGCCGGAAAGGGTAGTCGCGGCGCGTGGGCCCCGGCCGCGCGGTCTCGCGGACTACGGTCGCCCTCATGGCCGTCGTCCTCGCGCTCCTCGCCCTCCTGGTGGCCCTCGCCGCGCTCGCCGTGGCGCTGCGTGCCGGCCGGTCCACCGCCACCGGCACGGTCGAGGACCTGCCCGCCGACGCCGCCGGCCTGCGCCGCGAGGTGGCCGCCCTGCGGGCCGAGGCGGTCGGTGCGCTGCGGCATCTCGCCGTCGTCCGGTACGACGCCTTCGACGAGATGGGCGGACGGCTGTCGTGGT contains:
- a CDS encoding adenylate/guanylate cyclase domain-containing protein; the protein is MSTPDDPAPSGGVVGALEEHLLGEAPWLTQEQVAAQAGVPLETANELWHLLGFAHVPDDEAAFTSADVRALQLTSDLIRLGILSQERQDGLVRTWGRSFARLADWQVALLASVAAEAGADPTAGLLAVSDEVMPRVEELQSYVWRRHLLSASARLLAERSSGPTTMLAVCFVDIVGYTSRSRTLTDRELVTWLESFESTVLGLTVDRGGRIIKNIGDELLIVAESPEAMADLALELTRRGADPDDPFPAVRAGIAYGEVVTRLGDVFGPVVNIAARLTSVARQSSVLVDLGAYEALTGQVDDDADDHTGRYRFRRLRRVSVKGYSRLKVWALQPA
- a CDS encoding prephenate dehydratase, whose amino-acid sequence is MVRIAYQGEPGANSHIVCKQHYPDAEAVACASFEDVFAAVGSGDCDLALIPIDNSIAGRVADIHHFLPDSGLHIIAEHFLRIQFHLMVVPGASVETLRTVHSHVHALGQCRKVIRELGLTPIISGDTAGAAREIAEAADPSQAAIAPPLAAEIYGLEILRRDVEDEDHNTTRFVLLSPEYVMAPQGNGPVVTSFVFNVRNLPSALYKALGGFATNGINMTKLESYMVGGHFAATQFLAEVDGHPDDTGLKRALEELTFFTTDIKVLGVYPADPARG
- a CDS encoding Crp/Fnr family transcriptional regulator; protein product: MATFFEHFSPQEIARISATGRRVKLPEGWSPIWEDTPADKAYIILDGTVSVRRDGAEIAQLGAGDIVGEAAIVGQKLRNATIVALTPLDTIHLTDDTLRELDAEWPAFHDALVEVAQARLGS
- a CDS encoding DUF4446 family protein, which gives rise to MAVVLALLALLVALAALAVALRAGRSTATGTVEDLPADAAGLRREVAALRAEAVGALRHLAVVRYDAFDEMGGRLSWSLALLDDSGDGVVLTSIRGRNEARTYAKSIAAWSGDQELSPEEAEAVAHARLART